A single region of the Thermoanaerobacterium aotearoense genome encodes:
- a CDS encoding GH1 family beta-glucosidase translates to MLDFSKDFLFGVATASYQVEGAYNEDGRTMSIWDTFSRQDGKVYKSHNGDVACDHYHLYKDDVKMMKDLGIEAYRFSIAWPRIFPAKGQYNPKGMDFYKRLTDELLKNDIKPFATIYHWDLPQWADDLGGWLNREIVEWYGEYAEKLFSELGGYIKNWITLNEPWCSSFLSYFIGEHAPGHKDLGEALLVSHNLLLSHGKAVEIFRGLNLDDSKIGITLNLNEVFPASDSDDDKVAAQIADGFQNRWFLDPLFKGKYPQDMVEYFGKYAKVDFINDEDLKLISQKLDFLGVNYYTRAVVQKGNDGLLDAVQIDPGNERTEMGWEIYPESLYNILMRLKREYTYDMPLYITENGAAFNDVVEDDGRVHDEKRVEFLKQHFKEAKRFLNDGGNLKGYFVWSLMDNFEWAHGYSKRFGIVYVDYETEKRILKDSALWYKDLISTRTI, encoded by the coding sequence ATGTTGGACTTTAGTAAAGATTTTTTGTTTGGCGTTGCTACGGCTTCGTATCAAGTTGAAGGTGCTTACAACGAGGATGGCAGGACTATGTCTATCTGGGATACATTTTCCAGACAAGATGGAAAGGTATACAAAAGTCATAATGGCGATGTGGCTTGCGATCATTACCATCTATACAAAGACGATGTAAAGATGATGAAAGACTTAGGGATTGAAGCGTACAGATTTTCGATTGCTTGGCCAAGGATTTTCCCTGCGAAAGGGCAGTATAATCCTAAGGGGATGGACTTTTATAAGAGGTTGACTGATGAACTTTTAAAAAATGACATTAAACCTTTTGCTACAATATACCATTGGGATCTGCCTCAATGGGCTGATGACTTAGGTGGATGGCTTAATAGAGAAATTGTTGAGTGGTACGGCGAATATGCTGAAAAACTTTTTTCTGAACTGGGAGGATACATAAAAAATTGGATCACATTAAATGAACCGTGGTGCTCTTCATTTTTGTCGTATTTCATTGGTGAACATGCGCCTGGGCATAAAGATTTAGGTGAAGCTTTATTAGTTTCACACAATCTTTTGCTGTCCCACGGAAAAGCTGTAGAAATATTTAGAGGTTTGAATTTAGATGATTCTAAAATAGGCATCACTTTGAATTTGAATGAAGTATTTCCTGCATCAGATAGTGATGATGACAAAGTCGCAGCTCAAATAGCTGATGGATTCCAAAACAGATGGTTTTTAGATCCATTATTTAAAGGCAAATATCCGCAAGATATGGTGGAGTATTTTGGAAAATATGCAAAAGTCGATTTCATAAATGATGAAGATTTGAAGCTGATTTCTCAAAAATTAGATTTTCTGGGAGTTAATTATTACACAAGGGCAGTTGTCCAGAAAGGAAATGACGGCCTTTTGGATGCTGTGCAGATAGATCCTGGGAATGAAAGGACAGAGATGGGATGGGAGATTTATCCTGAATCTCTGTACAATATTTTGATGAGGCTTAAAAGAGAATACACTTATGATATGCCATTGTACATTACTGAAAATGGTGCGGCGTTTAATGATGTCGTTGAAGATGATGGACGTGTACACGATGAAAAGCGGGTAGAGTTTTTAAAACAGCATTTTAAAGAGGCTAAACGCTTTTTGAATGATGGTGGAAATTTAAAGGGGTACTTTGTGTGGTCGTTGATGGACAATTTTGAGTGGGCTCATGGCTATTCAAAGAGATTTGGCATCGTATATGTCGACTATGAGACAGAAAAAAGGATTTTGAAAGACAGTGCCCTATGGTACAAAGATTTGATTTCTACAAGAACCATCTAA
- a CDS encoding chorismate synthase, producing MRYLTSGETHGEALVAIIEGLPSNLFIDVDFINNELKRRQSGYGRGGRMSIESDVVHILGGVRNNLTIGAPLSLFIRNLDYENWKGKDVPRVKRPRPGHADLSGAIKYDLKDMRDVLERASARETAARVSVGAVAKLLLKNFGIDVKSDVLEIGGERDREKWPSLIDEAKNEGDTLGGVIEITIDGVPVGLGSHVQWDRKLDALLSYGVMSVQAIKGVEIGMGFMAARQRGSSVHDEIFYDGHFYRKTNNAGGIEGGISNGMPIVLRAYMKPIPTLRKPLTSVDIDSKEEVKAAYERSDVTAVEAAAVVLEAVCAWTIADEMTKKFGGDSLQDMVENFNMYIKRVEKY from the coding sequence TTGAGGTATTTAACATCAGGAGAGACACATGGAGAAGCACTTGTTGCTATCATCGAAGGTTTGCCATCAAACTTGTTTATAGATGTGGATTTCATAAATAATGAGCTTAAAAGAAGGCAATCTGGCTACGGCAGAGGCGGCAGGATGTCTATTGAAAGCGATGTTGTCCACATATTGGGTGGAGTCAGAAACAATTTGACGATTGGTGCACCGCTATCTCTTTTCATCAGAAATCTTGATTACGAAAATTGGAAAGGAAAAGATGTGCCGAGAGTAAAGCGGCCAAGACCCGGTCATGCAGATCTGTCTGGTGCTATTAAATACGATCTAAAAGACATGAGGGATGTTTTGGAAAGAGCCAGTGCGAGGGAAACTGCAGCAAGGGTGTCTGTTGGTGCTGTAGCAAAGCTGCTTCTTAAAAACTTTGGCATAGATGTAAAAAGCGATGTATTGGAGATAGGCGGAGAAAGAGATAGAGAGAAGTGGCCTTCGCTTATAGACGAAGCAAAAAATGAAGGAGATACGTTAGGCGGTGTGATCGAAATTACTATAGACGGCGTACCTGTAGGTTTAGGCAGCCATGTCCAATGGGATCGCAAGCTGGATGCCCTTTTATCCTACGGCGTCATGAGCGTCCAAGCGATAAAAGGCGTAGAAATTGGCATGGGGTTTATGGCGGCAAGGCAAAGGGGTTCTTCAGTCCACGACGAGATATTTTACGATGGACATTTTTACAGAAAGACCAATAATGCAGGTGGAATTGAAGGCGGCATTTCAAATGGCATGCCAATAGTTTTGAGAGCTTATATGAAACCTATACCAACTTTGAGAAAACCTCTTACGTCTGTTGATATAGATTCAAAGGAAGAAGTGAAGGCTGCGTATGAGCGTTCAGACGTAACCGCTGTTGAAGCCGCTGCTGTAGTGCTTGAAGCTGTATGTGCGTGGACTATAGCCGATGAAATGACTAAAAAATTTGGTGGAGATTCCTTACAGGACATGGTGGAAAACTTTAATATGTATATAAAAAGAGTTGAAAAGTATTGA
- the infC gene encoding translation initiation factor IF-3 translates to MNKELQVNEEIRDKEVRLIDQDGNQLGIMSAKEAYKIALERHIDLVKIAPQANPPVCKLMDFGKYRYEQSKKEKESKKKQKVINIKEIRMTPAIEEHDFGVKVKSAMKFLKDGDKVKVTIRFRGREASHTNLAEELLNRFAKSLEEYGNVEKAPNMEGRNLMMILAPKNV, encoded by the coding sequence ATTAACAAGGAGCTGCAGGTTAATGAGGAAATTAGAGATAAGGAAGTGCGCCTCATTGATCAAGATGGTAATCAATTAGGTATAATGTCAGCAAAAGAGGCATACAAAATCGCTTTAGAAAGGCACATCGATCTGGTTAAGATTGCACCACAGGCAAATCCGCCAGTATGCAAATTAATGGACTTCGGAAAATACAGGTATGAACAAAGCAAGAAAGAGAAAGAATCTAAAAAGAAGCAGAAAGTCATCAACATAAAGGAAATAAGGATGACTCCAGCAATTGAAGAGCATGATTTTGGCGTTAAAGTCAAAAGTGCCATGAAGTTTTTAAAAGATGGGGATAAGGTAAAAGTGACGATAAGATTCAGAGGCAGGGAAGCTTCACACACAAATCTTGCCGAAGAACTATTAAATAGATTTGCAAAGAGTTTAGAAGAATACGGCAATGTTGAGAAAGCTCCAAATATGGAGGGCCGGAATTTGATGATGATATTAGCACCTAAAAACGTTTAA
- the rpmI gene encoding 50S ribosomal protein L35 — MPKMKTHSGAAKRFALTKNGKVKRSKAFKRHILTKKTRKTKRNLRKIAYLSSVDAKNIKRLIPYA, encoded by the coding sequence ATGCCAAAAATGAAAACACACAGCGGAGCTGCAAAAAGATTCGCTCTTACAAAAAACGGTAAAGTAAAGAGATCAAAAGCTTTTAAGAGGCATATACTTACGAAGAAGACGAGAAAGACTAAGAGAAACTTAAGAAAGATAGCGTATTTAAGCAGTGTTGATGCAAAGAACATAAAACGCTTGATTCCTTATGCGTAA
- a CDS encoding 4Fe-4S binding protein, translating to MRYAYVDQEICDRSPFCPASHSCKFGAFKLSRKGLFQVEINVDKEKCTGCGVCTRYCPHGAIKLVNA from the coding sequence ATGAGGTATGCGTATGTTGATCAAGAAATATGTGATAGATCACCGTTTTGCCCAGCAAGCCACAGTTGCAAGTTTGGCGCATTTAAGTTATCAAGAAAAGGCTTGTTTCAAGTTGAGATAAATGTTGATAAAGAAAAATGCACTGGATGCGGCGTCTGCACAAGGTATTGTCCACACGGCGCTATAAAATTAGTAAACGCATAG
- a CDS encoding DUF6873 family GME fold protein: MSLKNPYVPDKKVSHVIIDGRHYDVAESLRKMEIDVIMTKRHGSLYEAISYHPDMIVHNAGDGQIVLAPDVDENFVEEIKKLNLEVIFGKTVLSRNYPDNIAYNVARLGDYAFHNLKYTDPVLRKVLEKKGVKFIHVNQGYTKCNMAIVDNASFITSDAGVYKTASKEGFDCLLIEQGGIKLNGFDYGFIGGASGLIDKDVFCIAGDLRYHGEYKKIIDFMKYKNKEIIFLTSGEVKDIGSIIPLY; encoded by the coding sequence TTGTCTTTAAAAAATCCTTATGTGCCTGATAAAAAAGTGAGTCATGTCATAATTGATGGAAGGCATTATGATGTGGCTGAGTCATTGAGAAAGATGGAAATAGATGTCATAATGACAAAAAGACATGGCTCTCTCTATGAAGCAATATCGTATCATCCAGATATGATCGTCCACAATGCAGGTGACGGTCAAATTGTTTTAGCGCCAGATGTTGATGAAAATTTTGTTGAGGAAATCAAAAAGTTAAATTTGGAAGTAATATTTGGGAAGACTGTACTAAGTAGAAACTATCCTGACAATATAGCATATAATGTAGCAAGATTGGGCGATTATGCTTTTCACAATTTAAAGTACACTGATCCTGTGTTAAGGAAAGTATTAGAGAAAAAAGGAGTAAAATTTATACACGTTAATCAGGGATATACCAAGTGCAACATGGCGATCGTGGACAATGCAAGTTTTATAACGTCAGACGCAGGTGTTTATAAGACGGCTTCAAAAGAGGGATTTGACTGCCTTTTGATTGAGCAAGGCGGCATAAAGCTTAATGGGTTTGATTATGGATTTATAGGAGGAGCGTCTGGGCTTATAGATAAAGATGTTTTTTGCATTGCTGGAGATTTAAGATATCACGGCGAATACAAGAAAATAATTGATTTTATGAAATATAAAAACAAAGAAATAATTTTTTTAACATCTGGTGAAGTAAAAGACATAGGTTCCATTATTCCACTCTACTGA
- the thrS gene encoding threonine--tRNA ligase yields the protein MKIILKDGTEREYENGMSVYEIAKSLSQKLAKEALGGRLNGRIVELYTPINEDGKLEILTFDDEDGKKIYWHTSSHIMAQAIKRLYKNVKLTIGPAIENGFYYDFDIDEPFKVDDFSKIEDEMNKIIKEDLKLERFVLPREEAIKFMEEKGEPYKVELIKDLPQDATISFYRQGEFTDLCAGPHLPSTGMVKSIKLLSVAGAYWRGDEHNKMLQRIYGISFPKKSMLDEYLNMLEEAKKRDHRKLGKELDLFSIHNEGPGFPFFHPKGMVLRNILEDFWRKEHAKRGYQEIKTPIILNEELWHRSGHWDHYKENMYFTKIDDEDYAIKPMNCPGALLVYNSTMHSYRDLPLRLCELGLVHRHELSGALHGLMRVRSFTQDDAHLFMTPDQVESEILGVIKLIDYFYKIFGFEYFVELSTRPENSIGSDEDWELATNALIKAMEHIGLNYKVNEGDGAFYGPKIDFHLKDSIGRTWQCGTIQLDFQMPERFNCEYVGDDGEKHRPVMLHRVVFGSIERFIAILTENFAGAFPTWLAPVQVKILPISDKHLAYAQNIYERLLENDIRVELDDRNEKIGYKIREAQMQKIPYMLILGDKEVEAGNVSVRSRKEGDLGSKSLQEFLSSILEEIKQKSL from the coding sequence ATGAAGATAATACTTAAAGATGGAACAGAAAGAGAATATGAAAATGGCATGAGCGTATATGAAATCGCTAAAAGTCTGAGTCAGAAGCTTGCTAAAGAAGCACTTGGAGGTAGATTAAACGGCAGGATTGTGGAGTTATATACGCCTATCAATGAGGATGGCAAGCTGGAGATTTTGACTTTTGACGATGAGGATGGAAAGAAAATATACTGGCACACTTCATCACATATAATGGCACAGGCGATTAAAAGGCTTTATAAAAATGTGAAGCTTACGATAGGCCCTGCCATCGAAAATGGTTTTTACTACGATTTTGATATTGATGAACCTTTTAAAGTCGATGATTTTTCTAAGATAGAAGATGAGATGAATAAGATCATTAAGGAAGATTTGAAGCTTGAGAGGTTTGTGCTTCCCAGAGAGGAAGCTATAAAATTCATGGAAGAAAAAGGTGAACCTTACAAAGTTGAGCTTATAAAGGATCTGCCTCAGGATGCTACAATATCTTTTTACAGGCAAGGTGAGTTTACAGATCTTTGCGCAGGACCCCATCTGCCATCGACAGGTATGGTTAAATCCATAAAACTTCTTTCAGTGGCAGGTGCTTACTGGAGAGGCGACGAGCACAATAAAATGCTGCAGAGAATATATGGCATAAGCTTTCCTAAGAAAAGCATGTTGGATGAATACTTAAATATGCTTGAGGAGGCAAAGAAAAGAGATCACAGGAAATTGGGAAAAGAATTGGATCTTTTCAGCATCCACAATGAAGGGCCTGGTTTTCCGTTTTTCCATCCAAAAGGAATGGTTTTAAGAAACATTTTGGAAGATTTTTGGAGAAAAGAACACGCAAAGAGAGGCTATCAGGAGATTAAGACGCCTATAATTTTGAATGAAGAGCTGTGGCACAGATCAGGTCATTGGGATCATTACAAAGAAAATATGTACTTTACAAAAATTGATGATGAAGACTATGCCATAAAGCCTATGAACTGTCCAGGAGCTTTGCTTGTGTATAATTCAACTATGCACAGCTATAGAGATCTGCCTCTTAGGCTTTGTGAACTGGGACTTGTTCATAGGCATGAGTTGTCAGGTGCTCTCCATGGACTTATGAGAGTGAGGAGCTTCACGCAAGATGATGCTCATTTGTTTATGACGCCAGATCAGGTGGAATCAGAAATTTTAGGAGTCATCAAACTTATCGACTACTTCTACAAGATATTTGGATTTGAATACTTTGTGGAGCTTTCTACAAGGCCAGAGAATTCGATAGGTTCTGATGAAGACTGGGAATTGGCGACAAATGCCTTGATAAAAGCTATGGAACATATAGGACTTAATTATAAAGTGAATGAAGGCGACGGAGCCTTTTACGGCCCTAAAATTGACTTCCATCTAAAAGACAGCATAGGACGTACATGGCAGTGTGGGACGATACAGTTGGATTTTCAGATGCCTGAAAGGTTTAACTGCGAATACGTTGGAGATGATGGTGAAAAGCATAGACCTGTCATGCTGCATAGGGTGGTGTTTGGCAGCATAGAAAGGTTTATCGCCATCCTCACAGAAAACTTTGCCGGTGCCTTCCCTACATGGCTTGCTCCTGTGCAGGTAAAAATACTTCCGATTTCTGATAAGCATTTGGCGTATGCGCAGAATATTTATGAAAGGCTATTGGAGAATGACATAAGGGTTGAGCTTGATGATAGAAATGAAAAAATAGGCTACAAGATAAGAGAAGCACAGATGCAAAAGATACCTTACATGCTTATATTAGGCGATAAGGAAGTAGAAGCTGGAAATGTTTCTGTGAGATCCAGAAAAGAAGGAGATCTTGGATCTAAATCCTTGCAAGAATTTTTATCATCCATTTTGGAAGAGATTAAGCAGAAATCCCTCTAA
- the rplT gene encoding 50S ribosomal protein L20 — MSRVKSGKVTRKRHKKILKLAKGYYGAKSKLFRVANQAVMKSLNYAYIGRKLRKRDFRKLWIARINAAARANGISYSRFINGLKKANIEINRKMLSEMAIHDNKAFAELVNIAKQQLNA, encoded by the coding sequence ATGTCGAGAGTAAAATCAGGAAAAGTTACGAGAAAAAGACATAAAAAAATATTAAAACTTGCTAAAGGTTACTACGGTGCAAAAAGTAAGCTTTTCAGAGTAGCTAACCAAGCTGTAATGAAGTCACTTAATTATGCATACATTGGAAGGAAATTAAGAAAGAGAGATTTCAGGAAATTGTGGATTGCCAGAATTAACGCTGCAGCAAGAGCAAATGGTATTTCATACAGCAGGTTTATAAACGGACTTAAAAAGGCTAATATAGAGATAAACAGAAAAATGTTATCAGAAATGGCTATACACGACAACAAGGCTTTTGCAGAGTTGGTAAACATAGCAAAACAACAACTGAATGCATAA
- a CDS encoding DUF445 domain-containing protein has translation MHFFLQMMFLGVVGAAIGWITNYIAVIMLFKPIKPVKIFGISIQGLIPRRRDEIAASIGKVVEDELVSMDDILDKLLNEDNRNYIIKRILDDVDIAVEKNIPSFIPKTLKSMIVNYVVGIVSKEAEKFLDESAATMLNDMSDKIGIAEIVEEKIKLFELEKLEKIILDVSNKELKMIVVLGGVLGFVIGILQAFVVRML, from the coding sequence ATGCATTTTTTTCTGCAAATGATGTTTTTAGGTGTTGTTGGTGCAGCCATTGGATGGATAACAAATTATATTGCTGTCATCATGCTTTTTAAACCGATAAAGCCTGTAAAGATTTTTGGCATTTCCATCCAAGGTCTCATACCAAGAAGGAGAGATGAGATAGCAGCATCAATTGGAAAAGTAGTAGAAGATGAACTTGTGTCAATGGACGACATATTGGACAAACTTTTAAATGAAGACAATCGCAATTATATAATAAAAAGGATATTAGATGACGTTGATATTGCAGTTGAAAAGAACATTCCTTCATTTATACCGAAAACATTAAAATCAATGATAGTCAATTATGTAGTTGGGATTGTAAGCAAAGAGGCAGAGAAGTTTTTGGATGAATCTGCAGCTACTATGCTAAATGATATGTCTGACAAAATTGGTATAGCAGAAATAGTTGAAGAAAAGATAAAGCTTTTTGAGCTTGAAAAGCTGGAGAAGATCATACTGGATGTATCCAATAAAGAATTAAAGATGATTGTGGTTTTAGGCGGGGTCTTAGGTTTTGTAATAGGCATTTTACAGGCATTTGTGGTAAGGATGCTGTAG
- the ytxC gene encoding putative sporulation protein YtxC: MQLLSIGIPNALLSGSVFNNELEYMKNEGLDFTVNLDNRGNITFFNIDVEDRVSSKNIVKIKELVSDVISDVIVNQIDKKLIKRIIDKYYYYFDSDEKKKIENIAKSILDNDANKETFKLVKKERIFEEIEDFLKDNETIDIEGFVNFRLRDFIGEISEVVDRAVDEYMMQKEYDEFIGLLKYFVELQDSKVDVLNILIDKSGKFLFFDKEKKPITGKFLSDITIEFTGGELTDDDMLISTLIAMAPSKIYIHSLENIKSKDILDTVEKIFSNKVFICNGCSLCKVNEARK; encoded by the coding sequence ATGCAGCTTTTGTCTATCGGTATCCCAAATGCTTTATTAAGTGGCAGTGTTTTTAACAATGAATTAGAGTATATGAAAAATGAAGGATTAGATTTTACTGTAAATTTAGATAATCGTGGAAACATTACTTTTTTTAATATAGACGTAGAGGATAGAGTTTCAAGTAAAAATATAGTTAAAATAAAAGAGCTTGTATCAGATGTGATTTCTGATGTAATAGTCAATCAGATCGACAAGAAGCTGATAAAAAGGATTATAGATAAATACTATTACTATTTTGATTCCGATGAGAAGAAAAAGATTGAAAACATAGCGAAAAGTATTTTAGATAACGATGCTAACAAAGAGACATTCAAATTAGTTAAGAAAGAAAGAATTTTTGAGGAAATAGAGGATTTTCTAAAAGACAATGAGACCATTGACATAGAGGGATTTGTCAATTTCAGGTTAAGAGACTTCATAGGCGAGATAAGCGAAGTTGTAGATAGAGCAGTTGACGAATACATGATGCAGAAGGAATACGATGAATTTATTGGGCTTTTAAAGTATTTTGTAGAACTTCAGGATTCCAAAGTAGATGTTCTTAATATCCTCATCGACAAAAGCGGAAAGTTCTTGTTTTTCGATAAAGAAAAAAAACCTATAACAGGAAAGTTTTTAAGCGATATAACAATCGAATTTACAGGAGGAGAATTGACAGATGATGATATGCTTATAAGCACGCTTATTGCAATGGCGCCTTCTAAAATATATATACATTCGCTGGAAAATATAAAAAGTAAGGATATTCTGGATACTGTTGAAAAAATATTTTCAAACAAAGTGTTTATATGCAATGGTTGCAGCTTATGTAAAGTAAATGAGGCAAGGAAATAA
- a CDS encoding MFS transporter — translation MNLLNGITFSIGYNMIMPFVGIFAIKLGANNYEVSLINSLPALMALIGILPATIFINKAKNVFKFAYILEYITRSFYLLVALVPFMSKFRPEAVVLFVGLLNLPAIVAGMCWQSFMSDLIPEEFRGKVFADRNIWTGVLGTAAVFITGILLDRIKFPYGYQIMFFIAFLFGILDAYYYSKFHYVSHKKEASASILDSLKTMMQSKKFIYFSLASFIFTFTWMMAWPIFTIYKVDDLHANNMWMSISTIVGSVGSILTYKWWANLADRKGNGIALSISTLLIAIIPALWAKVTSLFVGAVIDFFGGMATAGYTMLSLNWLLELLPDHKEKMNYIAIYTIVTQFAAFLSPIAGTWFYEVVGYEAFMYITTVLRVLSSLLLFAVALYKTEKSVLNKGGV, via the coding sequence ATGAATCTGCTAAATGGCATAACATTTTCAATAGGGTACAACATGATTATGCCATTTGTAGGCATATTCGCTATAAAATTGGGTGCCAACAACTACGAAGTATCTCTTATTAATTCTCTTCCAGCCCTTATGGCTTTGATTGGGATACTGCCTGCTACAATCTTTATAAATAAAGCTAAAAATGTCTTTAAATTTGCCTACATTTTAGAGTACATTACAAGGAGTTTTTATCTTTTAGTTGCATTAGTGCCGTTTATGAGCAAGTTTAGGCCTGAAGCTGTGGTCTTGTTTGTAGGACTATTGAATTTGCCGGCTATTGTCGCAGGAATGTGTTGGCAGTCATTTATGAGCGATTTGATACCTGAGGAATTTCGCGGCAAAGTCTTTGCGGATAGAAATATATGGACAGGTGTGCTGGGTACAGCGGCTGTATTCATAACAGGTATACTTTTGGATAGAATTAAGTTTCCATACGGATATCAGATAATGTTTTTTATAGCCTTTTTATTTGGAATACTTGACGCATACTATTATTCAAAGTTTCACTATGTGTCACACAAAAAAGAAGCTTCAGCGTCTATTTTAGATTCGCTAAAAACTATGATGCAATCAAAAAAGTTTATCTATTTTAGCCTTGCGTCTTTTATATTTACTTTTACGTGGATGATGGCATGGCCTATATTTACAATCTACAAAGTCGACGATCTCCATGCTAACAACATGTGGATGAGCATTTCTACTATCGTAGGCTCGGTAGGTTCTATTTTAACGTATAAGTGGTGGGCAAATCTTGCAGATAGAAAAGGAAATGGCATTGCATTAAGCATAAGCACGTTGCTTATTGCAATAATTCCAGCTCTTTGGGCAAAAGTCACAAGTCTATTTGTAGGTGCTGTCATAGACTTTTTTGGCGGCATGGCCACAGCGGGATATACGATGCTTTCTTTAAACTGGCTTTTGGAGCTTTTGCCTGACCATAAGGAAAAGATGAATTACATTGCTATTTATACCATAGTGACACAATTTGCAGCTTTTTTGTCGCCTATTGCTGGAACTTGGTTTTATGAAGTTGTGGGATATGAAGCATTCATGTATATAACGACGGTATTGAGAGTCTTATCAAGCTTATTGCTTTTTGCCGTTGCATTATATAAAACTGAAAAAAGCGTATTAAACAAAGGGGGAGTATGA
- a CDS encoding GGDEF domain-containing response regulator, which produces MGEKDFGGSNVNEKSILIVDDDKLSRTILKNILGSAGYKIYESQDGDEALKLYRRILPDMVILDVVMPGLSGFDLLRILRDEEENQLVPVILLTSSDNYEEKLHGLELGADAYITKPFNEKELLAQVKNLFQRIEHNRMANPLTGLRGNIDIKYEIRRRIKNGSLYAVLYIDLDNFKSFNDYYGFSRGDKIIRQTARILKEALFKCGNANDFLGHIGGDDFIIITTPDKIDDVCNYIISTFDEDIKRYYDDEDLANGYIEVINRRGEIQRFPFVSISIAVVTNENRNFDNELQISAVAAEIKRKLKSMEGSKYLKDRRKC; this is translated from the coding sequence ATGGGTGAAAAAGATTTTGGGGGAAGTAATGTGAATGAAAAAAGTATATTGATCGTTGATGATGATAAGCTAAGCAGGACTATTTTAAAGAATATTTTAGGCAGCGCTGGGTACAAAATTTACGAGTCACAAGATGGTGATGAGGCTCTAAAACTTTATAGGCGTATTTTGCCGGATATGGTAATACTTGATGTGGTAATGCCTGGCCTTAGTGGATTTGATTTGCTTAGGATATTGAGGGATGAGGAAGAAAACCAATTGGTGCCTGTCATACTTTTAACGTCCAGTGACAATTATGAAGAAAAGCTGCACGGGTTGGAGTTAGGCGCTGATGCGTACATAACGAAGCCATTCAATGAAAAAGAACTTCTTGCGCAAGTGAAAAATCTGTTTCAGAGGATCGAGCACAATAGGATGGCCAATCCACTTACAGGACTTAGAGGCAATATTGACATAAAGTATGAGATAAGAAGGCGCATAAAAAATGGGTCGTTGTACGCTGTTTTGTACATAGACTTAGATAATTTTAAGTCCTTCAATGATTACTACGGTTTTTCACGGGGCGATAAAATAATAAGACAGACAGCCAGGATCTTGAAAGAAGCGCTTTTTAAGTGTGGCAATGCAAATGATTTTTTAGGTCATATAGGCGGAGATGACTTCATAATAATCACTACTCCAGATAAAATCGATGATGTTTGCAATTATATAATAAGTACCTTTGATGAGGATATAAAAAGGTATTACGATGATGAAGATTTGGCAAATGGCTATATAGAAGTCATCAATAGGCGAGGAGAAATACAGAGGTTTCCTTTTGTTTCAATATCTATAGCTGTTGTGACAAACGAAAACAGAAACTTTGATAATGAGCTTCAAATAAGTGCAGTGGCTGCAGAGATCAAGAGGAAGCTTAAGTCTATGGAAGGAAGTAAATACTTAAAAGATAGAAGGAAATGTTAG